The following coding sequences are from one Buchnera aphidicola (Periphyllus testudinaceus) window:
- the rpsE gene encoding 30S ribosomal protein S5: protein MINEKKNVGELQEKLITVNRVSKTVKGGRIFSFTALTVVGNKNGKVGFGYGKAREVPFAIQKAMERAKKNMISFELKNKTLQHSIVESYTSSKIFMKPASEGTGIIAGGAMRAVLEVSGVQNVLAKTYGSTNPMNVVRATINGLLNMKSPKEIAEKRNKSIQEILE, encoded by the coding sequence ATGATAAATGAAAAAAAAAATGTTGGAGAATTACAAGAAAAATTAATTACAGTAAATCGTGTTTCAAAAACTGTAAAAGGAGGTAGAATTTTTTCTTTTACTGCATTAACTGTAGTAGGGAATAAAAATGGAAAAGTAGGTTTTGGGTATGGAAAAGCTAGAGAAGTTCCTTTTGCTATTCAAAAAGCTATGGAACGTGCTAAAAAAAATATGATTAGTTTTGAATTAAAAAATAAAACTTTACAGCATTCTATTGTAGAATCTTATACAAGTTCTAAAATATTTATGAAACCAGCTTCTGAAGGAACAGGAATAATTGCTGGAGGAGCTATGAGAGCCGTATTAGAAGTTTCTGGAGTTCAAAATGTTTTAGCAAAAACATATGGTTCTACTAATCCAATGAATGTTGTTCGAGCAACAATTAATGGATTATTAAATATGAAATCTCCAAAAGAAATAGCTGAAAAACGAAATAAATCTATTCAAGAAATTTTAGAGTAA
- the rplD gene encoding 50S ribosomal protein L4: MELILKDTQEVIKISKSVFGCKFNKFLVHQVLKSYSSSQRKGTKAQKSRAEVSGSGKKPWRQKGTGRARVGSIRSPIWRSGGVTFAAKPKSYKKKINKKMYRGALKCIFSELIKKKKLIVLKKFNIDYPKTKKLLQELKILNLTNALIIQKILDKNILLASRNLYKVTAISLKFLHPLILLHHSYVLITLKALKNIEEKLL, translated from the coding sequence ATGGAATTAATATTAAAAGATACACAGGAAGTTATTAAGATTTCTAAGTCTGTTTTTGGTTGTAAATTTAATAAATTTTTAGTGCATCAGGTATTAAAATCTTATTCCTCTTCTCAAAGAAAAGGAACAAAAGCTCAAAAAAGTCGCGCTGAAGTTTCTGGTTCTGGAAAAAAACCTTGGCGTCAAAAGGGAACCGGAAGAGCACGTGTTGGATCTATTCGAAGTCCTATTTGGAGATCGGGTGGTGTAACTTTTGCTGCAAAACCTAAAAGTTATAAGAAAAAAATTAATAAAAAAATGTATAGAGGCGCTTTAAAGTGTATTTTTTCTGAATTGATAAAAAAAAAAAAGTTAATAGTTTTAAAAAAATTTAATATAGATTATCCAAAAACAAAAAAATTGTTACAGGAATTAAAAATTTTAAATTTAACAAATGCTTTAATTATACAAAAAATTTTGGATAAAAATATTTTATTAGCTTCTAGAAATTTATATAAAGTAACAGCAATTAGTTTAAAATTTCTTCATCCTCTAATTTTATTACATCATTCTTATGTTTTAATAACATTAAAAGCTTTAAAAAATATAGAGGAAAAACTTTTATGA
- the rplR gene encoding 50S ribosomal protein L18, whose product MSFNVKNKIRKKRSLKIRFKLKSLKSVRLVIHRTSRHMYAQVISSDNYSIIAVASTLEKKINCNLNYTGNKKAAQFVGKIIAERALKKGVKRVSFDRSGFKYHGRIEALANSARKFGLRF is encoded by the coding sequence ATTAGTTTTAATGTTAAAAATAAAATTAGAAAAAAAAGATCTTTAAAAATTAGATTTAAATTAAAATCTTTAAAGTCAGTTCGTTTAGTAATTCATAGAACTTCTCGTCATATGTACGCTCAAGTTATTTCTTCTGATAATTATTCTATAATAGCTGTTGCTTCTACTTTAGAAAAAAAAATTAATTGTAATTTAAATTATACTGGAAATAAAAAAGCTGCTCAATTTGTTGGGAAAATTATAGCAGAAAGAGCATTAAAAAAAGGAGTTAAACGAGTTTCTTTTGATCGTTCAGGTTTTAAATATCATGGAAGAATTGAAGCATTAGCAAATTCCGCTCGTAAATTTGGTCTTCGGTTTTAA
- the rpsC gene encoding 30S ribosomal protein S3 has product MGQKVHPHGMRLGIIKQWNSIWFAESKDFSNYLSNDFKVRTFLMKKLCRASVSKIVIERPSKTMKVTIYTARPGIVIGKKGEDIESLRKEISSISQVPSQITISEIKKPELDSKLVADNIVSQLERRVMFRRAMKRAIQNSMRNGAQGIKVEISGRLGGAEIARTEWQREGRVPLHTLRADIDYSSLEAHTTYGVVGVKVWIFKGEILSGMPKIKKIPLNVQFLKQNKRLLK; this is encoded by the coding sequence ATGGGACAAAAAGTACATCCACATGGAATGAGATTAGGAATTATAAAACAATGGAATTCTATATGGTTTGCAGAAAGTAAAGATTTTTCTAATTATTTAAGTAACGATTTTAAAGTTCGTACATTTCTTATGAAAAAGTTGTGTAGAGCATCAGTTTCTAAAATTGTTATAGAAAGACCTTCAAAAACTATGAAGGTAACTATATATACTGCTCGACCAGGAATTGTAATTGGAAAAAAAGGAGAGGATATAGAAAGTTTAAGAAAAGAAATTTCTAGTATATCTCAAGTTCCTTCTCAAATTACTATTTCTGAAATTAAAAAACCAGAATTAGATTCGAAATTAGTTGCAGATAATATAGTTTCTCAATTAGAAAGACGGGTTATGTTTAGAAGAGCTATGAAACGAGCAATACAAAATTCTATGAGAAATGGAGCTCAAGGTATTAAAGTAGAAATTAGTGGTAGATTAGGTGGAGCAGAAATAGCTAGAACAGAATGGCAAAGAGAAGGAAGAGTTCCATTACATACTTTAAGAGCAGATATTGATTATAGTTCTTTAGAAGCACATACTACTTATGGAGTAGTCGGAGTAAAAGTTTGGATTTTTAAGGGAGAAATTTTAAGCGGAATGCCAAAAATTAAAAAAATTCCATTAAATGTTCAATTTTTAAAACAAAACAAAAGACTTCTGAAGTAA
- the rplB gene encoding 50S ribosomal protein L2 has product MAIIKCKPTSPGRRHVIKVVNSDLYKGKPFSKLLQKKNKSGGRNNQGRITTRHIGGGHKKLYRIIDFKRNKDNILATVIRLEYDPNRSSNIALILYKDGEYNYILAPKGLKIGSKICSGINSKIKIGNSLPMYKIPVGSLIHNVELKPGKGGQLARSAGSYLQIISKELNYINVRMRSGEMRKILSCCRATIGEVGNSEHMLKVLGKAGASCWRGIRPTVRGTAMNPVDHPHGGGEGRNFGKHPVTPWGVQTKGKKTRKNKRTKKFIIRSRKK; this is encoded by the coding sequence ATGGCAATTATAAAATGTAAACCCACATCTCCTGGTCGAAGGCATGTAATAAAAGTAGTTAATTCAGATTTATATAAAGGTAAACCTTTTTCTAAATTATTACAAAAAAAAAATAAAAGCGGGGGAAGAAATAATCAAGGTAGAATTACTACAAGACATATAGGTGGAGGTCATAAAAAATTATATCGTATTATAGATTTTAAAAGAAATAAAGATAATATTTTAGCAACTGTAATACGTTTAGAATATGATCCGAATCGTTCATCAAATATTGCATTGATTTTATATAAAGATGGTGAATATAATTATATTTTAGCACCAAAGGGGCTTAAAATAGGATCTAAAATTTGTTCTGGAATAAATTCAAAAATAAAGATAGGAAATTCATTACCAATGTATAAAATTCCAGTTGGCTCATTAATTCATAATGTTGAGTTAAAACCTGGAAAAGGTGGTCAACTTGCACGTTCAGCTGGAAGTTATTTACAAATTATTTCTAAAGAATTAAATTATATTAATGTTCGTATGCGTTCGGGTGAAATGAGAAAAATTTTATCTTGTTGTAGAGCTACGATTGGTGAAGTTGGAAATTCTGAGCATATGTTAAAAGTTTTAGGAAAAGCAGGTGCATCATGTTGGAGAGGAATTAGACCTACTGTACGAGGCACTGCCATGAATCCTGTAGATCATCCTCATGGTGGAGGTGAAGGTAGAAATTTTGGAAAACATCCAGTTACACCTTGGGGAGTTCAAACTAAGGGTAAAAAAACTAGAAAAAATAAAAGAACTAAAAAATTTATTATACGTTCTCGTAAAAAATAA
- the rpsQ gene encoding 30S ribosomal protein S17, whose protein sequence is MSEKNKFLQGYVISNKMQKSIIVAVDRFIKHPIYKKFIKRRTKFHVHDKLNECSIGDKVFIKECRPISKTKSWILVDIIKKCIS, encoded by the coding sequence ATGTCAGAAAAAAATAAATTTTTGCAAGGTTATGTAATAAGTAATAAAATGCAAAAATCTATAATTGTAGCTGTAGATCGATTTATTAAACATCCAATTTATAAAAAATTTATAAAAAGGAGAACTAAATTTCATGTACATGATAAATTAAATGAATGTTCTATAGGAGATAAAGTTTTTATTAAAGAATGTAGACCGATTTCAAAAACAAAATCTTGGATTTTAGTTGATATTATAAAAAAATGTATTTCTTAA
- the rplW gene encoding 50S ribosomal protein L23 — MIHKNFLFKTIRSIHISEKSNQCKEKNNVMIFKVHKNSTKREIKISVSKMFQIKVKKVNLLNVKGKIKKKGKNLTKPKSWKKAYIFFQENQNLDFLTNS; from the coding sequence ATGATACATAAAAACTTTTTATTTAAAACAATACGTTCTATACATATTTCTGAAAAATCTAATCAATGTAAAGAAAAAAATAATGTAATGATTTTTAAAGTTCATAAAAATTCTACAAAACGTGAAATTAAAATATCTGTATCAAAAATGTTTCAAATAAAAGTTAAAAAAGTAAATTTATTAAATGTGAAAGGTAAAATTAAAAAAAAAGGAAAAAATCTTACTAAACCAAAATCTTGGAAAAAAGCTTATATATTTTTTCAAGAAAATCAAAATTTAGATTTTTTAACTAACAGTTAA
- the rplV gene encoding 50S ribosomal protein L22 → MNIVAKYKKARSSAQKLRLVADLIRGKKVDKALDILNFSNKKASFLIKKVLESAISNAENNKGLDIDLLKISQILIDEGPTMKRMMPRAKGKADQILKRTSHITIVVSD, encoded by the coding sequence GTGAATATTGTAGCAAAATATAAAAAAGCTCGTTCTTCTGCTCAAAAATTAAGATTAGTAGCAGACTTAATACGTGGAAAAAAAGTTGATAAAGCTTTAGATATTTTAAATTTTTCTAATAAAAAAGCATCGTTTTTAATAAAAAAAGTACTTGAATCTGCTATTTCTAATGCAGAAAATAATAAAGGATTAGATATAGATCTATTAAAAATTAGTCAAATTTTAATAGATGAAGGTCCAACTATGAAGCGAATGATGCCTAGAGCTAAAGGAAAAGCAGATCAAATTTTAAAACGTACTAGTCATATTACAATTGTAGTTTCAGATTAA
- the rpmC gene encoding 50S ribosomal protein L29: MNTKQLRQKDSKFLQIELLSLFKEQFNLRMQLSSKKLTQTHLLKINRKNISVIKTLLFEKELLNVRKK, translated from the coding sequence ATGAATACAAAACAATTGAGACAAAAAGATTCTAAATTTCTTCAGATAGAATTATTAAGTTTATTTAAAGAACAATTTAATTTACGTATGCAATTATCTTCTAAAAAATTAACTCAAACTCATTTATTAAAAATAAATAGAAAAAATATTTCTGTTATTAAAACTCTTTTGTTTGAAAAGGAATTATTAAATGTCAGAAAAAAATAA
- the rpsN gene encoding 30S ribosomal protein S14 — translation MAKQSMKAREIKRINLSKKFYKRRIQLKLMILDLNVSKKERWKSVLKLQKLPRDSSLSRQRNRCCLTGRPHGFLRKFGLSRIKLREAAMRGEIPGLRKSSW, via the coding sequence ATGGCTAAACAATCTATGAAAGCAAGAGAAATAAAAAGAATTAATTTGTCAAAAAAATTTTATAAAAGAAGAATACAATTAAAATTAATGATTTTAGATCTTAATGTATCTAAAAAAGAACGTTGGAAATCTGTTTTAAAGTTACAAAAATTACCAAGAGATTCTAGTTTATCAAGACAAAGAAATCGTTGTTGCTTAACAGGAAGACCTCATGGTTTTTTAAGAAAATTCGGATTAAGTAGAATTAAGTTAAGAGAAGCAGCTATGAGAGGAGAAATACCAGGGTTAAGAAAATCAAGTTGGTAA
- the rpsS gene encoding 30S ribosomal protein S19, with protein MPRSLKKGPFIDESLLKKIELAILKKDKRPIKTWSRRSTIFPNMIGLTISIHNGKQHIPVFITDEMVGHKLGEFSLTRTYRGHSADRKIKKR; from the coding sequence ATGCCTCGATCTTTGAAAAAAGGACCGTTTATTGATGAAAGTTTATTAAAAAAAATAGAATTAGCAATTTTGAAAAAAGATAAAAGACCTATTAAAACTTGGTCTAGACGTTCTACAATTTTTCCAAATATGATAGGATTAACAATTTCTATACATAATGGAAAACAACATATTCCTGTTTTTATTACAGATGAAATGGTTGGTCATAAATTAGGAGAGTTTTCTTTAACTAGAACTTATAGAGGACATTCAGCTGATAGAAAAATAAAAAAACGTTAA
- the rplX gene encoding 50S ribosomal protein L24: MASKIRLNDRVIVLTGRDKKKIGIVKKILSKEKVIVEGINMVTKHQKPIPSQNQSGGIIKRESYIHVSNISLINPKTNKPDRIGFKFKKGKKIRFFKSNNLCIQ; this comes from the coding sequence ATGGCATCTAAAATAAGATTAAATGATCGAGTAATTGTTTTAACTGGAAGAGATAAAAAAAAAATTGGAATTGTTAAAAAAATTTTATCTAAAGAAAAAGTTATTGTAGAAGGAATAAACATGGTTACTAAACATCAAAAACCTATTCCATCTCAAAATCAATCTGGGGGAATTATTAAAAGAGAGTCTTATATTCATGTTTCTAATATTTCTTTAATAAATCCTAAAACAAATAAACCAGATAGAATAGGATTTAAATTTAAAAAAGGAAAAAAAATAAGATTTTTTAAATCTAACAATTTATGTATACAGTAA
- the rplN gene encoding 50S ribosomal protein L14, with protein sequence MIQEQTILNIADNSGARSAMCIKVLGGSKRRYANIGDVIKITIKEAIPRGKVKKGEVLKAVIVRTKKGIRRSDGSLIRFDSNSCVVLNNNEQPIGTRIFGPVTRELRTEKFMKIISLAPEVL encoded by the coding sequence ATGATACAGGAGCAAACTATATTAAATATTGCCGATAATTCTGGTGCTCGTTCTGCAATGTGTATTAAAGTTTTAGGAGGTTCTAAGCGTAGATATGCAAATATTGGAGATGTTATTAAAATTACTATAAAAGAAGCTATTCCAAGAGGTAAAGTTAAAAAAGGAGAAGTTTTAAAAGCTGTTATAGTGCGTACTAAAAAAGGTATTAGAAGATCTGATGGTTCATTAATTCGGTTTGATAGTAATTCTTGTGTTGTTTTAAATAATAATGAACAACCTATTGGAACCAGAATTTTTGGACCAGTAACTCGAGAATTACGTACAGAGAAATTTATGAAAATTATTTCTTTAGCTCCGGAAGTATTATAA
- the rplE gene encoding 50S ribosomal protein L5 — protein MSDMYSFYKKNIVPKMMKQFRYKSLMQVPKINKIVLNMGVGEAISNKKKLDYAISDLSLISGQKPVVTKARKSIAGFKIRQGYMIGCKVTLRGLRKWHFLNKLINIAMPRIRDFRGFSKRSFDGFGNYNLGIKEQIIFPEIDYDKIDKIRGLDISIITTAKSNLEGFSLLSRFNFPFRNK, from the coding sequence ATGAGTGATATGTATAGTTTTTATAAAAAAAATATAGTTCCAAAAATGATGAAACAATTTCGTTATAAATCTTTAATGCAAGTTCCTAAAATTAATAAAATTGTATTAAATATGGGAGTTGGAGAAGCGATATCAAATAAAAAAAAATTAGATTATGCAATTTCTGATTTGTCTCTTATATCAGGTCAAAAACCGGTTGTAACTAAAGCTAGAAAATCTATTGCTGGTTTTAAAATTAGACAAGGATATATGATTGGATGCAAAGTAACTTTAAGAGGATTAAGAAAATGGCATTTTTTAAATAAATTAATAAATATTGCTATGCCTAGAATTAGAGATTTTAGAGGATTTTCTAAACGTTCTTTTGATGGTTTTGGAAATTATAATTTAGGAATTAAAGAACAAATTATTTTTCCTGAAATTGATTATGATAAAATTGATAAAATTCGAGGATTAGATATTTCTATTATTACTACAGCAAAATCAAATTTAGAGGGTTTTTCTTTATTATCAAGATTTAATTTTCCTTTTCGGAATAAATAA
- the rplC gene encoding 50S ribosomal protein L3 produces the protein MLGLVGKKIGMTRIFNKEGHSTPVTAIEITENRITQIKNKIFKKFFMVQLTTGIKKIHSLNKPELGHFKKNNIVPGRGLWEFKVSLENKFSVGQIIDVDFFKNIKKVDITGFSKGKGFSGTIKRWNFSSQDASHGNSLSHRAPGSIGQNQTPGRVFKGKKMAGHLGNKKITIQSLLVMKINKKNNYILIKGSVPGALGGDLIIKPAIKKN, from the coding sequence GTGCTTGGATTAGTGGGTAAAAAAATTGGTATGACGAGAATTTTTAATAAAGAAGGGCATTCTACTCCTGTAACTGCTATTGAAATTACTGAGAATAGAATAACTCAAATTAAAAACAAAATTTTTAAAAAATTTTTTATGGTTCAGTTGACAACAGGAATAAAAAAAATACATTCTTTAAATAAACCAGAATTAGGTCATTTTAAAAAAAATAACATTGTTCCTGGTCGTGGTTTATGGGAATTTAAAGTATCTTTAGAGAACAAATTTTCTGTAGGTCAAATTATTGATGTTGATTTTTTTAAGAACATTAAAAAAGTTGATATAACTGGATTTTCAAAAGGAAAAGGTTTTTCTGGAACTATTAAACGTTGGAATTTTTCTTCACAAGATGCTTCTCATGGAAATTCTTTATCTCATCGAGCTCCTGGTTCTATCGGGCAAAATCAAACTCCAGGTAGAGTTTTTAAAGGCAAAAAAATGGCTGGTCATTTAGGAAATAAAAAAATTACTATACAAAGTTTATTAGTTATGAAAATTAATAAAAAAAATAATTATATTTTAATAAAAGGATCTGTTCCTGGAGCATTAGGTGGAGATTTAATTATTAAACCTGCTATTAAAAAGAATTAA
- the rplP gene encoding 50S ribosomal protein L16, translated as MLQPKKTKFRKMHKGRNRGLIFNDSIIFGSYGLKAITRGRLTSRQIESARRSIARYIKRLGQVWIRIFPDKPITQKPLEVRMGKGKGNVEYWVSLIQPGKILYEINGISESLAREAFKLAAAKLPVKTIFVLKSEN; from the coding sequence ATGCTTCAACCTAAAAAAACAAAATTTAGAAAAATGCATAAAGGACGTAATAGAGGTTTAATTTTTAATGATAGTATCATTTTTGGATCTTATGGTTTAAAAGCTATTACAAGAGGTCGTTTAACTTCTCGTCAAATTGAATCAGCTCGAAGAAGTATTGCAAGATATATTAAAAGATTAGGTCAAGTTTGGATACGTATTTTTCCTGATAAGCCTATTACTCAAAAACCATTAGAAGTTCGTATGGGAAAAGGGAAAGGAAATGTAGAATATTGGGTTTCTTTAATACAACCTGGAAAAATTTTATATGAAATTAATGGAATTTCTGAATCTCTTGCTCGTGAAGCATTTAAATTGGCAGCAGCAAAATTACCTGTAAAAACAATATTTGTATTAAAATCGGAAAATTAA
- the rpsH gene encoding 30S ribosomal protein S8, protein MSMHDPISDMFVRIRNGQSANKISVIVPFSNFKKEIVILLKKEGYIKDFFIKKSLKSSLEIFLKYFKGKPVIEIIKRVSKPGLRVYKKKNDLPKVMSGLGISIISTSKGILSDKEAKKKGLGGEIVCYVS, encoded by the coding sequence ATGAGTATGCATGATCCTATCTCAGATATGTTTGTTCGTATTAGAAATGGACAATCTGCTAATAAAATTTCAGTAATAGTTCCTTTTTCTAATTTTAAAAAAGAAATTGTTATTTTATTAAAAAAAGAAGGTTATATAAAAGATTTTTTTATAAAAAAATCTTTAAAATCTTCTTTAGAAATATTTTTAAAGTATTTTAAAGGAAAACCAGTTATTGAAATCATTAAAAGAGTAAGTAAACCTGGATTAAGAGTATATAAAAAAAAAAATGATCTTCCTAAAGTTATGTCTGGATTAGGAATTTCTATTATTTCTACTTCAAAAGGAATTTTGTCAGATAAGGAAGCAAAGAAAAAAGGTTTAGGTGGCGAAATTGTTTGTTATGTTTCTTAA
- the rpsJ gene encoding 30S ribosomal protein S10 yields the protein MQNQRIRIRLKAFDHKLIDYSTAEIVNTAKRTGAQVRGPIPLPTRKEKFTVLISPHVNKDARDQYEIRTHKRLIDIVEPTEKTVDALMRLDLAAGVDVQISLG from the coding sequence ATGCAGAACCAAAGAATTCGTATTCGTTTAAAAGCTTTTGATCATAAATTAATAGATTATTCTACTGCAGAAATTGTAAATACTGCAAAAAGAACAGGCGCTCAAGTAAGAGGCCCTATACCTTTACCGACAAGAAAAGAAAAATTTACTGTTTTAATTTCTCCTCATGTAAATAAAGATGCACGTGATCAATATGAAATTCGTACACATAAAAGATTAATAGATATTGTTGAGCCTACTGAAAAAACAGTTGATGCCTTAATGCGATTAGATCTTGCTGCAGGTGTAGATGTTCAAATTAGTTTAGGCTAA
- the rpmJ gene encoding 50S ribosomal protein L36 produces the protein MKVRTSIKKLCRNCKIIRRKNVVRVICSNDPKHKQRQG, from the coding sequence ATGAAAGTACGCACATCTATAAAAAAACTATGTAGAAATTGTAAAATTATACGTAGAAAAAATGTGGTTCGTGTTATTTGTAGTAATGATCCAAAACATAAACAAAGACAAGGTTAA
- the secY gene encoding preprotein translocase subunit SecY, producing MDNKKIKLNNKNSIKNFSEIKKRFLFLIFSLIVFRLGSFIPVPGIDTLSLSQLLKNQQGTFVEMLNMFSGGSLNRASIFSLGIMPYISSSIIIQLLTFIYPSWKELKKEGESGRIKINQYTKYLTVFLSIIQAIGISLSLPNIPGMRQLIFHLDFYFYITAIISLVTGTIFLIWIGDLITEYGLGNGISVIIFSGIIANLPIAIAHTLEDLKFKNLSFSMLFIIIFLIFSIIYMVVFIERSQRKITIYYSNRQQKNYLYSSHTAHLPLKINMSGVIPAIFSSTIVLFPVTIISWIRGSNLKSHVFLNFMYENLQPGKLIYIFLYTISIIFFCFFYTNLAFNSRETSDNLKKSGAFIKGIRPGENTSNYIKKIMFKLTFINSMYIVFICLIPDFMRFFMHVPFYFGGTSLLIVVVVIIDLLTQLQTLVVSNQYKSSFRRANLNLQK from the coding sequence ATGGATAATAAAAAAATAAAACTAAATAATAAAAATTCTATAAAAAATTTTTCTGAAATTAAAAAAAGATTTTTATTTTTAATATTTTCTTTAATAGTTTTTCGTTTAGGTTCATTTATTCCAGTTCCAGGAATTGATACTTTATCTTTATCTCAGTTATTAAAAAATCAACAAGGAACTTTTGTTGAAATGTTGAATATGTTTTCTGGAGGATCTTTAAATCGAGCATCAATTTTTTCATTAGGAATTATGCCATATATTTCCTCTTCAATAATAATTCAATTATTAACATTTATATATCCTTCTTGGAAGGAATTGAAAAAAGAAGGTGAATCAGGACGTATTAAAATTAATCAATATACTAAATATTTAACTGTATTTTTATCGATTATTCAAGCGATTGGAATATCTTTAAGTTTACCTAACATTCCTGGAATGAGGCAATTAATTTTTCATTTAGATTTTTATTTTTATATAACAGCAATAATTAGTTTAGTAACTGGAACAATTTTTTTAATATGGATAGGAGATTTAATTACAGAATATGGATTAGGGAATGGAATTTCAGTAATTATTTTTTCAGGAATAATAGCAAATTTACCTATTGCTATAGCTCATACTTTAGAAGATTTAAAATTTAAAAATTTAAGTTTTAGTATGTTATTTATAATAATTTTTTTAATTTTTTCTATTATTTATATGGTTGTTTTTATAGAAAGAAGTCAAAGAAAAATTACTATTTATTATTCAAATAGACAACAAAAAAATTATTTATACTCTTCTCATACAGCTCATTTACCTTTAAAAATAAATATGTCTGGAGTTATTCCGGCTATTTTTTCTTCTACTATTGTTTTGTTTCCAGTAACAATTATTTCGTGGATTAGAGGAAGTAATTTAAAATCTCATGTTTTTTTAAATTTTATGTATGAAAACTTACAACCAGGTAAATTAATTTATATATTTTTATATACGATATCTATAATTTTCTTTTGTTTTTTTTATACAAATTTAGCTTTTAATTCTCGAGAAACTTCTGATAATTTAAAAAAATCTGGTGCTTTTATTAAAGGTATTCGTCCAGGTGAAAATACTTCAAATTATATTAAAAAAATTATGTTTAAATTAACTTTTATTAATTCTATGTATATTGTTTTTATATGTTTAATACCTGATTTTATGCGTTTTTTTATGCATGTTCCATTTTATTTTGGAGGAACATCGTTATTAATAGTAGTAGTTGTAATTATTGATTTGTTAACTCAATTGCAAACATTAGTAGTGTCTAATCAATATAAATCTTCTTTTAGAAGAGCAAATTTAAATTTACAAAAATAA
- the rpmD gene encoding 50S ribosomal protein L30, with protein sequence MEKILIIKQIKSSIGILPKHKLTLKGLGLRYINHTVQRKKNKSIIGMVKKISYMLQVK encoded by the coding sequence ATGGAAAAAATTTTGATTATAAAACAAATAAAAAGTAGTATTGGAATACTTCCAAAACATAAATTAACTTTAAAGGGATTAGGATTACGATATATTAATCATACTGTACAAAGAAAAAAAAATAAATCTATTATTGGTATGGTTAAAAAAATTTCTTATATGTTACAAGTTAAATAG
- the rplF gene encoding 50S ribosomal protein L6, with amino-acid sequence MSRIAKRSIIVPDDIEIILNNKNITVKGKKGVLKRDFNSLVQINLENKILSFKSKNSTSNGWMQAGTVRSLINSMILGVTYGFSKKLILVGVGYKFSLENSTVKKIIMSLGYSHNVIYLLPCGIDVELLSSTEILIKGIDKQLVGQVSANLRLHRKPDSYKGKGIRYFNEFVKIKEAKKK; translated from the coding sequence ATGTCTAGAATTGCTAAACGCTCAATAATTGTCCCTGATGATATTGAAATTATATTAAATAATAAAAATATCACAGTAAAGGGAAAGAAAGGTGTTTTAAAACGTGATTTTAATTCTTTAGTACAAATAAATTTGGAAAATAAAATATTAAGTTTTAAATCTAAAAACTCTACTTCTAATGGTTGGATGCAAGCTGGAACAGTACGATCTTTAATTAATTCTATGATATTAGGTGTTACTTATGGATTTTCTAAGAAATTAATTTTAGTTGGAGTTGGTTATAAGTTTTCTTTAGAAAATTCTACAGTAAAAAAAATAATAATGTCATTAGGTTATTCACATAATGTTATATATTTACTTCCGTGTGGAATTGATGTTGAATTATTATCTTCTACAGAGATTTTAATTAAAGGGATAGATAAACAATTAGTTGGGCAAGTTTCAGCAAATTTAAGACTTCATAGAAAACCAGATTCGTATAAAGGAAAAGGAATACGTTATTTTAATGAATTTGTTAAAATAAAAGAGGCGAAAAAAAAATAG